A stretch of the Rosa rugosa chromosome 5, drRosRugo1.1, whole genome shotgun sequence genome encodes the following:
- the LOC133713137 gene encoding cytochrome P450 CYP749A22-like has protein sequence MYWLGDQGVIITLPSLVCLFMILSTFIINILRKQWWTPTRLQNLMASQGIKGPSYRLIHGNTKAISNMKKKRSSSTASTPYTTLFSHNTFSQVQPHIQSWTKTYGKNYLQWNGRQAQLVITEPELCKEILENRDGAFLKPMPPSYIKKLKGEGLPRSVGPKWEKLRKLANHAYHGESLKSMTPAMIVSTETMLERWGNHEGKEIDVFEEFKLLTSEVLSRTAFGSSYLEGLSNFEKTTELFSYMYKCSSKLRLPGISKIFKTSDEVKSEKLEKEICETLLDIVKKREKKAMTTGGEDNNFGSDLLGFLLKTCHDSSDKNRISLEDLVNECKTFCFAGQETLAVLTWTIFLLALHTDWQEEARKEVLEVFGKQAPNPNDIFKLKTMSLIINESLRLYPPIVSLVRKVDKEVRLGNLIVPADVELLIPNLALHHEPQFWGQDVQLFKPDRFSKGVAKATRNNRAAFLPYGMGPRTCVGFNFATTEAKIVVSMILQRHTITISPTYVHSPRDFITVQPEHGVQVVLHSL, from the exons ATGTATTGGTTGGGAGATCAAGGGGTGATCATCACCCTTCCAAGCCTTGTTTGTCTATTCATGATTCTCTCAACTTTCATCATCAACATCCTTCGCAAACAATGGTGGACTCCGACTCGCTTACAGAATCTGATGGCTTCGCAGGGAATCAAAGGTCCTTCTTACAGGCTTATTCATGGAAACACCAAAGCAATTTCcaacatgaaaaagaaaaggagcagCAGTACAGCCAGTACTCCCTATACTACTTTATTCTCGCACAACACATTTTCTCAAGTTCAACCTCATATTCAATCATGGACCAAGACATATG GGAAGAATTATCTTCAATGGAATGGTCGTCAAGCTCAGTTGGTAATTACGGAACCTGAGTTGTGCAAAGAGATACTAGAAAACAGAGATGGAGCATTTTTAAAGCCGATGCCCCCTAGCTATATAAAGAAGCTAAAAGGAGAAGGTCTCCCAAGATCAGTAGGTCCAAAATGGGAAAAGTTAAGGAAGCTGGCAAACCATGCCTACCATGGAGAAAGCTTAAAG AGTATGACTCCAGCAATGATAGTTAGTACTGAAACAATGCTAGAAAGGTGGGGAAATCATGAAGGCAAAGAGATTGATGTGTTTGAAGAATTTAAGTTGCTCACATCAGAAGTGCTTTCGAGGACAGCATTTGGCAGTAGCTACTTAGAAGGATTAAGCAATTTTGAGAAGACAACAGAGTTATTCTCCTATATGTACAAGTGCTCTTCCAAACTCAGGCTTCCGGGCATCAG TAAGATTTTCAAAACCAGCGATGAGGTCAAATCAGAGAAGCTTGAAAAAGAAATATGCGAAACCCTACTAGATATTGTTAAGAAACGAGAAAAGAAGGCAATGACAACTGGAGGAGAAGATAACAACTTTGGGAGTGATTTGCTTGGATTTCTGTTAAAGACTTGTCATGATTCGAGTGACAAAAACAGGATTTCACTTGAGGATTTGGTGAACGAGTGCAAGACGTTTTGCTTTGCCGGACAAGAAACCTTAGCTGTTCTTACTTGGACTATCTTCCTTCTTGCACTCCATACGGATTGGCAAGAGGAAGCCAGAAAGGAGGTCCTAGAAGTATTTGGCAAACAAGCTCCAAATCCTAATGACATTTTCAAGCTAAAAACT ATGAGCTTGATCATCAACGAGTCTCTAAGATTATATCCTCCCATTGTTTCCCTAGTAAGGAAGGTTGATAAGGAAGTTAGACTAGGAAACCTCATTGTCCCTGCTGATGTTGAATTGCTCATTCCAAACCTAGCATTGCACCATGAGCCACAATTTTGGGGGCAAGATGTACAACTATTCAAACCGGATAGGTTCTCAAAAGGGGTTGCTAAAGCTACAAGGAACAACAGAGCCGCGTTCTTACCCTATGGAATGGGACCTCGAACTTGTGTGGGCTTCAACTTTGCAACGACAGAGGCAAAGATTGTTGTGTCAATGATTCTACAACGCCACACCATCACCATTTCCCCGACCTATGTTCATTCGCCTCGCGATTTTATTACAGTTCAACCAGAACATGGTGTTCAAGTAGTGTTGCACTCACTATGA